The nucleotide sequence TTCCGGTGGCGCTATTTGTTAGGGTACCCATTATCAAATTCGCCAAAAACATTGCCGAGCCCGTTTCCATCGCCTTTGCTACCACGAGTTCGGAGGCGGCCCTACCCAAGGCCATGGAGAAAATGGAGCAATTCGGGGTACCCCGGCAGATCGTGTCGTTTGTGATGCCGACCGGGTACAGCTTCAACCTCGACGGCTCTACGCTGTACCTGTCGTTGGCAACCATTTTTGTGGCCCAGGCCGCCGGAATTGATTTTCCCATCGGCCAGCAGATTGGCATGGTGTTCCTGCTGATGCTCACGAGCAAGGGCGTAGCGGGTATCCCGCGCGCTACCTTGGTGATATTGCTGGGGGCAGTGGCCAGTTTCGGGCTGCCCGAGTGGCCGGTACTACTCATCATGGGCATCGACGAACTTATGGATATGGCCCGTACGTCGGTCAATGTGATTGGCAACTGCCTGGCTACGACTGTAATCGGGCGCTGGGAAGGCGAGCTCGACGACGCTAAGATGCAGGCTTCCGACCGCATCGTAGAGGAAGATGTGGTAGAGGAAATACTGGAGCATTAAGGGTTAGTTTATAAAAGAGTTCGGTCGTGTATTGTCGCTCCGTTTTCGGGGTGCTGCCTCATGGATCAAATTGTTCGTTTGTAATTTAGTTTATGTCTTATGTCAAACGGAGAGGAAATCCGTCAGTTGATTACTGAACAGGCCGAAGCCATTCGGAAAAAGGATATTGAGGCTGCCATGGCACAATACGCAAAAGATATCGTTTCTTTCGATGTGATCGATTCATTACAAAAAAAGGGGATTGAAGCTTGTCGCGAACGGTTGGAATCCTGGCTGTCTCAATTTCCTGGACCTTTTGCCTACGAAATCGAACAGCTCACTGTCCTAGCTGGTGAAGAGGTAACCTATTGTCATTCAATGAATCACGTGAAGGGAGCCCGTGCTACCGGCGAAGTAATCGATATGCGGTGGCGGGCCACGGTATGCTATTCCAAAACGGATGGAGTATGGCTCATTACGCATGAGCATAGTTCTGTGCCTTTTGATGTAGAAAGTGGCAAAGCACTGACCAGCCTTACGGCCTGATGTGTCACTAGAAAATCCGATAGTTTACTTCAAGAACAAACACGCTTGGCTGCATCCTTTGTGAACAGGTACTCTACACGCCTATTGCCAAAGCCCGTAATGCTAGTAAACTCGCAATCAGCGTTAGCGCATTGCGGATGTAATTGGCGTTGAGCCATAGGGTTACCTTACGGCTTGCTTGCGCGGGGGCCAACTGATCGGCTTTTCCCAGTTTAATGGCAGTGGGAATAAAGAAGGCAAAGGTACCCACCCGTTCCAGGAGCGCCACCAGGGCGGCGGCCATCCACCCGCTGTGGTCCGGTTGCTGCGATTGCCACGCAAAAACAAGGTTGGCCAGCGTGAGCAACGTGAGGGGGCCGGTCGTGACAAAGGCCCAGAAGCTTCTACCTGAATCCAGGTCGCGCATCGCCGCGGCGTTGACCCGGTAGCCATCGGTGGTTTTATGGAACCACCGCGGCAGGACGATTTTTGTCTCGTATAATCCGGCTCCAAAGGCAGTACCCAGATTCAGAATAAATAACGACAGTAAGATTTCAGATACGTGATTCATCGTTCGCTCTTTGAATGGATGAAAGGATTGGTCTTGAACGTTTTATTTCGGACGCAAACCTAACTGCCCCTGGTCAGTTATATCTGGAAACGGGAGTCAATGGGTGGAAAAGTGAAGTAAACAGGAGTAATCGAGCGACAAACCCGATGAATCAGAAAAAGGGAAAAATCTTTTTTCCTGCTACTGAGATTCCCTAATTTTATAAAATCGGCTCAATTTTCTAACAAGGGCCGTTTTTTGGATGTTAGGTTACTGTATACTTAAACTTTAATTACCGTGTCGACAAAAAAAATAACGCTTTTCGCCGGACTACTTGCGGGTGCACTCGCGGGTGTTCAACCCATGCAGGCCATAGCGCAAATGGCTAAAGACAAAATCGCCGATAGCGCTCCCGCCGAGCCTGTTATCAAGGTACCCTCCAACTTCACGACGACCATCATTGCCGAAAATCTGGGACAGGCGCGGCATCTCGCCGTCACGCAACGCGGCGATGTGTACGTACGGCTGGCCAAGCCGGTCAATGGGAAAGGTACCCTGTTCCTGCACGATACCGATGGGGACGGAAAAATGGACGAGCAGAAAGGCTTCGGCGACTTCGGGGGTACCGGCGTAGCCCTGGCCGATGGCTACCTCTATACTACCTCCAACACGGAAGTATTCCGGTATAAGCTCAACGACCAACAACAGGTCGTCAGCCCCGATCAACCCGAACGCATCGTCAAAGGCCTGACTGATAAGGGTACCCACAACACCAAATCGGTGGCTTTGGATAAAAATGGCAATATCTACGTAGGCATCGGAGCCCCCTCGAATGCCTGTCAGGTGAAGGACCGCACCAAGGGCTCGCCCGGTATGATGCCCTGCGCCATGCTCGATTCAGTGGGTGGGATCTGGCAGTTCAAGACCGATAAACCCGAGCAAATTTTGAAAGACGGCGTGCACTACGCTACCGGAATTCGTAACATGGTGGGCATGGACTGGAACGCCCAAACCAATTCGCTCTTCGTCATGCAGCACGGGCGCGACCAACTCACTACATTGTTTCCGGACATGTACACCGTGCAGCAGTCGGCGGTATTACCCGCCGAAGCCATGTTTGAACTGAAAAAAGGGGACGATGCCGGCTGGCCCTATACCTACTACGATCAGATTCAGAAAAAGAAAATAGTAGCCCCCGAGTACGGCGGCGACGGCAAGAAAGCCGTTACCGACAAGTACATCGATCCGGCGGCAGCCTACCCCGGCCACATGGCCCCCAATGGTTTGCTGTTTTATACCGGCGGCCAGTTTCCCGAAAAATATCGCAACGGTGCTTTCATTGCCTTCCATGGTTCCTGGAATCGTGCCCCTGAGCCTCAGGCGGGGTACTTTGTGGTGTTTCAGCCCTTCAAAAACGGCAAGCCTTCTGGCGAATGGGAGGTTTTTGCCGATAATTTTGCGGGGATGGAAACTGTGATGTCGCCGGGTAAGGCTATGCATCGCCCCTGCGGTCTCGCCCAGGGGCCCGACGGCTCGCTGTACGTGGCCGACGATGTGAAAGGTACCCTCTACAAGATTTCTTACGCTAAATGAGCCTACTTTTCAAGCCTTGTAGGGTAGTACTAATTATTGCCGGCTTGTTCTCCCTGCAAGCCTGCGCCCAGACCAAGAAGACAAGTACCAAAATGCCTGCCGCCACTGCCAAGACACAGACGATGGAAATGGCGATGGCTTCGGGACAGATCGTTTATGAGCAGAATTGTGCCGTCTGCCATCAGGCCGATGGCAGTGGGGTACCCCACCTTAATCCGCCCCTGAGCCAGACCGAATACGTATTGGGAGAAAAAGCCCGGATTATTGGGGTAGTTCTGAACGGCTTGAATGCTCATGAACTCATCAACGGCGAAACGTACAGCAACGTAATGCCCGCCCACGACTTTCTGACCGATCAGCAAATTGCCGATGTGCTGACCTTTGTCAGGAACAGTTTTGAGAACAAAGCTTCGGCGGTTTCCGTGGCGGAAGTAGCGGCGGAGCGCGCGAAGAAGAAGTAGGCGTTTGGCAGATACTGTAGTCTGGGTTTTTGAAATTTTGTAAAAAACCGGAATCCATACAATTTATTGCGAAGATCAATCTTTGCTTTCTAAAAAAAGGCGGACTGTTTCCCTGACAGCCCGCCTTTTTCCGATCACTGCAATCTACCCAGGGCCGCTTCCAGTACCTTGTCACGGCCGGCGGCGAGGTCTTCTTTGGTATTGAGTACCCGTACCCTGGGCGAGACCCCGATACCTTCGTAGCTCTTGCCATCCGCCGCCCGAAAATCACCGGTACTGACGGAGTAAATCCACCCATTGGGGAGTTCGCGCTTCGGGTTGTCGGAGAAAATGCCGTAAGTCGTATCGCCTAGCTGCGTTACGGTCGGGAGTTGGTTCATGGCTAGGGCGAAGGTTTCGCCGGCGCTCTGGGTCAGGCGATTGGTGAGCAGCACCACGGGTTTGGGGTATTGCTTCTTACCCGTCGGTTCCACGTACCATTCAATCGGGGAGGTAAAATCGCTATGCTGCGGACCGTTGCGGAAGCGGGTGGTCATGAACAGCTTGCGATCACTGGCGAAACGCCCGGCCACGTATTGACTCGAACGGTCCAGCCCGCCGCCCAGATTGCGCACATCCACGATCAGACCTTTGGTGTCCGCTAGGGTACCCAGCACTTCATCCATCGCTCGCTCGTAGAAACCGGGATTTTGCCCTAAATCCACGAAATAAAGGTACCCTACGTTTCCGGGTAGTTTGCCGTACAGGACATTCAGGCCCTCGGCGGTGGTCAATTCTTTTGGCTCCTGCACGTATTTCTGGGTGATAGCAGCGCTGAAATCGTCGCCCGTGTACACCGGGCCGCTGTCGTAGCGGCGGTAGGTAGGCCCGGGCGTGAGCAGCCAGATGTGGCCGTCGTTGAGTTCGCCCAGGGTTTGGGTCATGATCTTGAAAAGTTCGTCGTCGGTTGTGCCGGGCTTCACCTGAGGCCGGTACTTCTTATAGATGGCGCTCCAATCCAGATTTTTGGCTTCAAATTGACCGTACATCCGGTCGAATTCTTGCCACAGCATTTCGTAGTTGGCTTCCGGTGTGTTAGCCGGTTCGGGGCCGAGGGTCAGGTCATTACAGGCGATTGTGCCCACCAGCAGGAGAACCAGGCAAAAGATTTTAATCAAAAAAGATTTCATGGTCAGTAACGTTTTTGAAATTGGAACAAAAGTGATGCATGGAGTGCGTGGTCGGCCGTGCGAATGGTGCGGGGTTCGGGAAAACGCAGCCACTGGTAACGGTACCCTACTCCAAACGCGATCCGGCGACTCAACGCGAAGCGATAATTTAGATTGATCTCCGGACTGAGGTAGCTATTCACTGTGGCCCAGCGGGTACCCCCGAAAAAACTGGCGACCTCGGAGCGGTTGGGTTCCGAAACCACATTGCTGTACGGCATGCGGCTCACTGCCGCCAACACGGGCAGCGAGGCTCCGGCGGTTAGCGTATGGCGTTGACCCAGCGTCAGCCGGGTTTGGTACAATACCCGGAGTTCGGCGCTGTTGAAAGCCCAGGTGCTGAGCGCCAGTCCATCGGCGTAGCCCATTGTTTCGTGTAGCCCCAGGCCCAGCCAGGTACTGCGGCGGGCGGTGGAACGGAAGGCCCGCAGGTAGTCCACCGTGAGTTGGCCCCGGTATAGGGTAGGTACCAGCCAGAGCGGCTGCTCCTGTTCGGGCGAAAATTTGAAACCCCGGATGCCCAGGCCCGGCGCTACCAGATCGCCCACCCCTGCTTTGATACCTACCTGCCATTGGTTCCTGGACGAAAGCCGATTGTAGTTGATCCGGAGGCCGTTCAGGTTGGCGTAGTACCGCATGGGCGAAGCCTGCAAATCCCGCATCTTGAAAGTTTCGCGCTGATAGCCGATTTCAAGTTCAGAAAAAGGGGCCGGTTTTGTGGGAGTCTGGGCAAACGCCAGGGTACCCCCAAGCACCAGAAGTGCCGTGGAAAGAAATGTTTTCATGGATAAATAGATGGATTACTGGTTTGAAATGAGTTGCCGGACATACTGCATCGCCGGGTCCCGGCCCATCAGCACATCCTCGATCGAGGGAATTACTGGATGATCGGGCCGGATGCCCTGCCCTTTTTCCAGGTCGGCGGGTAGGTTGGCCATGTAGAAACCGAACAAAGGTACCCCCAGGTCAATTTTAGAATGGGGAAGTTGGGTGATGGCAAAAATGCCGCTGTTGTCGCCTTCGTAGGCCCCGCTCGTTTCCTGACCGATAAAGGTACCCCGCCGGTCGGCGTGCACCCGGGCGGCGAATTCGGTGGTCACGGAAAAGCTACCGCCGTTGAGGAGCACGTACAGCTTGCCCGCAAAAGCGTGGCGTTCGGGCTTCCGGATTTTCAGCCCCCGCTGGGCGGTGAAAACGTAGCCATCCCCCTGTTTTTTTACCACCAACCCCCGCAGCATCCGGTAGAGTTTGGGCGTGTAGGCCGGGAAAGAGAGCGCCTTTTTCTGCCGGACGCTAATACGGTCGTAGTAGCGGAAAGGCCTTTGGGCCAGGTACCGATAAAGCTTTATGCCGTACTTTTCTTCGCCACCTTCATTGTCACGCAGATCAAGGATCAGGGCAGTGCATTTGCGCGTTTCGATTTCCCGAAAAGCCTGCGCGAGGAATTTCTTGTACGAAGGTTCGTCGCCCTCGGTCCAGAATCGCCTGATTGTCAGCAGCGCTGTTTTGGTACTGTCCTCAAAACTAAGTCGGGCATTTTGGGACACGATACGGAGGGTACCCTCGTACTTTTTGATTGCTTCGAAAGTCACCGGAGCGATGCGTACCGTGGTATCGGTGTCGGCGTAGCAGTAGGTGAGGTCAAAAGTAGCCGGAGCACCCACGAAGGTAGCGTAGTAGCCGGAGAAGAAATGATTCAGATCTTCGTATTTGCCGTTGAGGGTTTTTCCGTCGGCGAAGGTACCCTGGGCCAGTAGCCTTTCAATGATGGCCGCCATCGGCTGACCGTTGATGGCCCCTACCTCAGCGCCGGGGGGAATAGTACCCGTATCGTAACTTCCCACTACCCACGCTTTATCCTGCAAAAAATACAGTTTCAACGGAAAAAGCGTATCGGGGTGAAACGGATAGTGTTGATCCCGGCCCGCCACGATCCATTTGATATGGCCGTCGCGCAGAGCTACCAGCAGGGGCGTCATCACTTGGTAGAATTCCTGCTGGCTCATGGGGCGGTTCAAGCGGGCCCGGGTCGCTACCATCAGGGAGTCGAAGGTACCCTTGGGCGTGTAGCGGTAGGGGGCGGGGTGGGCTTCCTGCAAAGCCGTTTGGAAACGGGCGAAGTCGGTTTGCAGTTGCTCCGGTGTCAG is from Salmonirosea aquatica and encodes:
- a CDS encoding YybH family protein, which translates into the protein MSNGEEIRQLITEQAEAIRKKDIEAAMAQYAKDIVSFDVIDSLQKKGIEACRERLESWLSQFPGPFAYEIEQLTVLAGEEVTYCHSMNHVKGARATGEVIDMRWRATVCYSKTDGVWLITHEHSSVPFDVESGKALTSLTA
- a CDS encoding DUF1772 domain-containing protein — encoded protein: MNHVSEILLSLFILNLGTAFGAGLYETKIVLPRWFHKTTDGYRVNAAAMRDLDSGRSFWAFVTTGPLTLLTLANLVFAWQSQQPDHSGWMAAALVALLERVGTFAFFIPTAIKLGKADQLAPAQASRKVTLWLNANYIRNALTLIASLLALRALAIGV
- a CDS encoding PQQ-dependent sugar dehydrogenase; protein product: MSTKKITLFAGLLAGALAGVQPMQAIAQMAKDKIADSAPAEPVIKVPSNFTTTIIAENLGQARHLAVTQRGDVYVRLAKPVNGKGTLFLHDTDGDGKMDEQKGFGDFGGTGVALADGYLYTTSNTEVFRYKLNDQQQVVSPDQPERIVKGLTDKGTHNTKSVALDKNGNIYVGIGAPSNACQVKDRTKGSPGMMPCAMLDSVGGIWQFKTDKPEQILKDGVHYATGIRNMVGMDWNAQTNSLFVMQHGRDQLTTLFPDMYTVQQSAVLPAEAMFELKKGDDAGWPYTYYDQIQKKKIVAPEYGGDGKKAVTDKYIDPAAAYPGHMAPNGLLFYTGGQFPEKYRNGAFIAFHGSWNRAPEPQAGYFVVFQPFKNGKPSGEWEVFADNFAGMETVMSPGKAMHRPCGLAQGPDGSLYVADDVKGTLYKISYAK
- a CDS encoding c-type cytochrome, yielding MSLLFKPCRVVLIIAGLFSLQACAQTKKTSTKMPAATAKTQTMEMAMASGQIVYEQNCAVCHQADGSGVPHLNPPLSQTEYVLGEKARIIGVVLNGLNAHELINGETYSNVMPAHDFLTDQQIADVLTFVRNSFENKASAVSVAEVAAERAKKK
- a CDS encoding S41 family peptidase — encoded protein: MKSFLIKIFCLVLLLVGTIACNDLTLGPEPANTPEANYEMLWQEFDRMYGQFEAKNLDWSAIYKKYRPQVKPGTTDDELFKIMTQTLGELNDGHIWLLTPGPTYRRYDSGPVYTGDDFSAAITQKYVQEPKELTTAEGLNVLYGKLPGNVGYLYFVDLGQNPGFYERAMDEVLGTLADTKGLIVDVRNLGGGLDRSSQYVAGRFASDRKLFMTTRFRNGPQHSDFTSPIEWYVEPTGKKQYPKPVVLLTNRLTQSAGETFALAMNQLPTVTQLGDTTYGIFSDNPKRELPNGWIYSVSTGDFRAADGKSYEGIGVSPRVRVLNTKEDLAAGRDKVLEAALGRLQ
- a CDS encoding S41 family peptidase, translating into MKNKHLMYPLLLLFYSSFARSQVPLVLTPEQLQTDFARFQTALQEAHPAPYRYTPKGTFDSLMVATRARLNRPMSQQEFYQVMTPLLVALRDGHIKWIVAGRDQHYPFHPDTLFPLKLYFLQDKAWVVGSYDTGTIPPGAEVGAINGQPMAAIIERLLAQGTFADGKTLNGKYEDLNHFFSGYYATFVGAPATFDLTYCYADTDTTVRIAPVTFEAIKKYEGTLRIVSQNARLSFEDSTKTALLTIRRFWTEGDEPSYKKFLAQAFREIETRKCTALILDLRDNEGGEEKYGIKLYRYLAQRPFRYYDRISVRQKKALSFPAYTPKLYRMLRGLVVKKQGDGYVFTAQRGLKIRKPERHAFAGKLYVLLNGGSFSVTTEFAARVHADRRGTFIGQETSGAYEGDNSGIFAITQLPHSKIDLGVPLFGFYMANLPADLEKGQGIRPDHPVIPSIEDVLMGRDPAMQYVRQLISNQ